From Apium graveolens cultivar Ventura chromosome 9, ASM990537v1, whole genome shotgun sequence, the proteins below share one genomic window:
- the LOC141684992 gene encoding uncharacterized protein LOC141684992 — MEMHGFNIILGMDWLSEHRAIVDCQGKKVIFRDADKPKFVYQGTQPKGEVKSLKANKLLSKGCDGYLAFVKDTSKDEPYIMDFPVVKEYADVFPDELSGLPPHRKVEFTIELVPVDEPISKTPYRMVPLQLQGLKEQLQELLNRGFIRPSVSPWGAPVLFVKKKDDLPLTRLMRKGIKFEWSDDCVKSFQELKKRLVSAPILVLPSGSGGFQRDIVRLYGMPMSILSDRDTRFKSCFWKGFQQAWGTRLNFSTAYHPQTDGQLEDILIQTLEDMLMACALEWTCGWDKYLYLVEFAYNSSWDASIGMPPFESLYGRRCRESSCWDEIDERVIEGPDLFGGYEPGDHEFLKVSPCKGVKHFGMKEKLSSRNVGPFDVMEKVGEVSYRVVLSPQLSHVHNVFHVSVLRGYKYHPLHVVQYPLHKIREDLSCEEEAEAIIA; from the exons ATGGAGATGCATGGCTTTAACATTATCTTGGGCATGGATTGGTTGAGTGAACATCGTGCCATAGTTGATTGTCAAGGAAAAAAGGTGATTTTTAGGGATGCAGATAAACCAAAATTTGTATACCAAGGGACTCAGCCGAAGGGGGAGGTTAAATCTCTAAAGGCGAATAAATTGTTGTCTAAGGGTTGTGATGGCTACCTTGCTTTCGTGAAGGATACATCGAAGGATGAACCTTATATCATGGATTTTCCAGTTGTAAAAGAGTATgcggatgtgtttcccgatgagctATCGGGTTTGCCACCACATAGGAAGGTGGAGTTTACTATTGAACTTGTTCCGGTTGATGAGCCTATTTCTAAGACGCCTTACCGAATGGTGCCACTTCAGTTGCAAGGATTGAAGgagcagttgcaagagttgttgaATAGGGGATTTATCAGGCcaagtgtgtctccgtggggcgCTCCTgtgttgtttgtgaagaagaaggatg ATTTGCCATTGACTCGGCTAATGAGGAAGGGAATTAAGTTCGAGTGGAGTGATGATTGTGTgaagagctttcaagagttgaagaagaggTTGGTGTCAGCTCCAATACTTGTGTTACCATCAGGCAGTGGAGGTTTTcag CGAGATATTGTTAGACTTTATGGTATGCCTATGTCGATTCTTTCAGACAGGGATACGAGATTTAAATCATGTTTTTGGAAGGGGTTCCAGCAAGCTTGGGGTACGCGGCTTAATTttagtacagcttatcatccgcaaaccgatggacAGTTAGAGGATATATTGATCCAGACGTTAGAGGATATGTTGATGGCTTGTGCTTTGGAGTGGACATGTGGTTGGGATAAATATTTGTATCTAGTAGAGTTTGCGTACAATAGTAGTTGGGATGcaagtattggtatgccaccatttgagTCTTTGTATGGTAGAAGGTGTAGGGAATCATCTTGTTGGGATGAGATTGATGAAAGAGTCATTGAAGGACCAGATCTG TTTGGTGGATATGAGCCAGGTGATCATGAGTTCTTGAAGGTGTCTCCTTGTAAGGGTGTGAAGCATTTTGGTATGAAGGAAAAGCTTAGTTCGAGAAatgttggaccttttgatgtTATGGAGAAAGTTGGGGAAGTATCTTATAGAGTTGTATTATCgccacaactatctcatgtgcataatgtgtttcatgtgtctgTTTTGAGGGGCTACAAATATCATCCATTACATGTAGTTCAGTATCCATTGCATAAGATTAGGGaggatctttcttgtgaggaagAAGCTGAGGCTATCATAGCTTGA